Proteins encoded by one window of Dioscorea cayenensis subsp. rotundata cultivar TDr96_F1 chromosome 20, TDr96_F1_v2_PseudoChromosome.rev07_lg8_w22 25.fasta, whole genome shotgun sequence:
- the LOC120251559 gene encoding protein trichome birefringence-like 37 yields the protein MAFPSTLSSLLSACLLSFLLGSSTIHGAVIGVLVHKRSKNHHDNGGGGGGGGGALDQNCNFFQGSWVYDESYPLYDSASCPFIEPEFDCQKYGRPDKLYLKYRWQPTACDLPRFNGQDFLLRWKGKKIMFVGDSISLNQWESLNCMLHAALPNTKTTFFRKDTLSSLIFEDYGVSIMYYRTTYLVDIVSEKIGRVLKLDSIEGGSAWLGADMLIFNTWHWWTHKGNSQPWDFVQEGDQIYKDMDRLLAFSKGLATWGRWIDTNINPATTKVFFQGISPTHYQGQDWGGSSSKNCYKETEPVSGSTYPAGSLPEQATVRSVLSNISKPVYLLDITLLSQLRKDAHPSAYSGEHAGIDCSHWCVAGLPDTWNTILYAALS from the exons ATGGCCTTTCCTTCCACTTTAAGCTCACTCCTTTCTGCTTGTTTATTATCTTTTCTACTAGGTTCCTCAACCATTCATGGTGCTGTAATAGGAGTCCTTGTACACAAGAGGAGCAAGAATCACCATGACaatggaggtggtggtggtggtggtggtggtgcccTGGATCAAAACTGCAACTTTTTCCAGGGGTCTTGGGTCTACGACGAGTCCTACCCTCTGTATGACTCAGCCTCATGTCCTTTCATCGAGCCTGAGTTTGATTGCCAGAAGTATGGCCGCCCTGATAAGTTATATCTTAAGTATAGGTGGCAACCCACCGCCTGTGATCTCCCAAG GTTTAATGGGCAGGACTTCTTGTTAAGGTGGAAAGGAAAGAAGATAATGTTTGTGGGGGATTCCATAAGTTTGAATCAGTGGGAATCACTCAATTGCATGCTTCATGCTGCTTTGCCTAATACCAAGACTACTTTCTTTAGGAAAGACACCCTTTCTTCACTTATATTTGAG GATTATGGAGTATCGATAATGTATTATCGCACGACGTATCTTGTAGACATTGTGAGTGAGAAGATCGGGCGCGTCTTGAAGCTTGACTCAATAGAGGGTGGCAGTGCATGGCTCGGGGCTGACATGCTTATCTTCAACACATGGCACTGGTGGACTCACAAAGGAAACAGCCAACC GTGGGACTTTGTGCAAGAAGGTGACCAGATATACAAGGATATGGATAGATTGCTTGCATTCTCCAAAGGGCTGGCTACCTGGGGCCGATGGATAGACACCAACATCAATCCAGCCACCACTAAAGTCTTCTTCCAGGGGATTTCTCCAACTCACTACCA AGGACAAGACTGGGGTGGGTCAAGTTCAAAGAATTGTTATAAAGAAACAGAACCAGTTAGTGGATCAACATACCCGGCTGGTTCACTTCCAGAGCAAGCCACAGTAAGGAGTGTGCTGAGTAACATATCAAAACCAGTTTATTTGTTGGATATAACCTTGCTCTCTCAGCTTAGAAAAGATGCCCATCCATCTGCATATAGCGGAGAGCATGCTGGCATTGACTGTAGTCACTGGTGTGTTGCTGGCCTTCCTGATACATGGAACACGATCCTATATGCTGCTCTAAGTTGA
- the LOC120251562 gene encoding uncharacterized protein LOC120251562 produces MRLLSTAAIPFSLPAIPRSRPSPPFPQIHSFLSPSLLLSIRPRPQLRRSFPPLSMATQPHSEPMNLLFVEMGVGYDQHGQDITAAAMRACKDAISSNSIPAFRRGSIPGVNSDQMKLQIKLGVPRSAQPFLDVERVKSVFPYGKILSFEVVDGGMICSSGVCLEAMGDKNDDCYIVNAAVYVGY; encoded by the exons ATGCGGTTGCTTAGCACTGCCGCCATTCCCTTCTCGCTTCCCGCGATCCCCCGTTCCCGACCTTCGCCTCCGTTCCCCCAAATCCACAGCTTCCTCTCGCCCTCGCTCCTCCTCTCCATCCGACCAAGGCCTCAGCTCCGTCGATCCTTTCCTCCCCTTTCCATGGCGACGCAACCACATTCAGAGCCCATGAACCTTCTCTTCGTCGAGATGGGTGTTGGCTATGACCAGCACGG GCAAGACATCACTGCTGCTGCTATGCGTGCTTGCAAGGACGCTATCTCCTCTAATTCCATCCCGGCTTTCCGTAGAG GGTCTATTCCGGGTGTTAATTCCGATCAGATGAAGCTTCAGATCAAGCTTGGGGTACCTAGGTCTGCGCAGCCGTTTTTGGATGTCGAGAGAGTCAAATCCGTCTTCCCTTA TGGAAAAATCCTAAGTTTTGAGGTTGTGGATGGAGGGATGATATGCTCGAGTGGTGTTTGTCTTGAGGCAATGGGAGATAAAAATGACGACTGCTATATAGTCAATGCTGCGGTTTATGTTGGctattaa